A region of Maridesulfovibrio sp. DNA encodes the following proteins:
- the arfB gene encoding alternative ribosome rescue aminoacyl-tRNA hydrolase ArfB, whose product MISITSVLSIPDNEISFLTSRSSGPGGQHVNKTSSRVTLVFCVQDSPSLSDYQKQLISTRLAKRINSNGELQLSSEEHRSQFRNKEEVVSRFAKLLADALKPVRKRKKTKVPYATKRKRLDSKKKRSEVKKGRSKPDY is encoded by the coding sequence ATGATAAGTATCACTTCCGTATTGTCCATACCCGATAATGAAATTAGTTTTCTGACCAGCCGCAGTTCCGGCCCCGGCGGTCAGCATGTGAATAAGACTTCATCCAGAGTGACTCTTGTATTCTGTGTACAGGATTCACCCAGCCTGAGCGATTACCAGAAGCAACTGATCAGCACCAGGCTTGCAAAACGAATCAACTCCAACGGGGAACTGCAGCTTTCCAGCGAAGAACATCGCAGTCAGTTTCGCAACAAGGAGGAGGTTGTTTCCCGTTTTGCAAAATTGCTCGCCGATGCTTTGAAACCGGTACGTAAAAGGAAGAAAACAAAAGTCCCATACGCTACAAAGCGTAAGCGGCTTGATAGCAAGAAGAAAAGGTCTGAGGTTAAGAAAGGGCGTTCAAAACCGGATTATTAA
- a CDS encoding NifB/NifX family molybdenum-iron cluster-binding protein — translation MKIALPSRDGMVDGHFGHCEAFTIFTLDESKNIIDEEKLTPPPGCGCKSNIVPTLAEKGVSVLLAGNMGQGAVNLLQNSGIQVIRGCGGELKEAVTQWVAGNLTDSATVCDDHESCGNH, via the coding sequence ATGAAAATTGCACTTCCCTCCAGAGATGGTATGGTTGACGGTCATTTCGGACATTGTGAAGCTTTTACCATCTTTACTCTGGATGAATCCAAAAATATCATCGACGAAGAAAAACTAACCCCTCCCCCCGGATGCGGATGCAAATCCAACATCGTGCCCACTCTCGCTGAAAAGGGTGTGTCCGTATTGCTGGCCGGTAACATGGGTCAGGGAGCAGTCAATCTCTTGCAGAACAGCGGCATTCAGGTTATCCGCGGTTGTGGTGGCGAACTCAAAGAAGCGGTTACCCAGTGGGTGGCAGGAAATCTGACCGACTCCGCAACCGTCTGCGACGACCACGAATCCTGCGGCAACCATTAA
- a CDS encoding YchJ family protein: MNECPCGSGIAYESCCEPYITGKEPAPTAEALMRSRYSAFVVKQIDYLGDTLAPESKHDYDEHQVKNWAETSTWLGLEIVSTSKGLEDDETGKVEFIAKFRQQGAIHTHHEDSSFEKRNGRWLYIDGDIVPPQPIKKDKKVGRNEPCPCGSGKKYKKCCG; encoded by the coding sequence ATGAATGAATGTCCCTGCGGTTCCGGCATTGCTTACGAAAGCTGCTGCGAACCATACATCACAGGAAAAGAGCCTGCACCTACTGCCGAAGCACTCATGCGTTCCCGCTACAGTGCGTTTGTTGTAAAGCAGATCGACTACCTCGGCGACACCCTCGCCCCGGAAAGCAAGCATGATTACGACGAACATCAGGTCAAGAACTGGGCGGAAACATCCACATGGCTCGGCCTTGAAATTGTTTCTACCTCCAAGGGCCTTGAAGATGATGAAACCGGAAAGGTGGAATTCATCGCCAAATTCAGGCAGCAGGGAGCGATCCACACCCATCACGAAGACAGCAGTTTCGAAAAAAGAAACGGACGCTGGCTCTACATTGATGGCGACATCGTACCTCCGCAGCCGATCAAGAAAGACAAGAAAGTAGGACGCAACGAACCCTGCCCCTGCGGCAGCGGCAAGAAATACAAGAAGTGCTGCGGTTAA
- a CDS encoding CBS and ACT domain-containing protein — MLVKNWMSKDVITLTHDRSMMKAAKLLKDSNISRLPIVDDDGILVGIISDRDIKEASPSKATTLDMHELYYLLSEIKVKDIMSRKVLTVSAEDTVEKAAVIMEENKIGGIPVVDAAGKCVGIITNTDVFKVLISITGVMDGGVQVGLALSNEPGSLNGVLDYLKENGGRVMSILTSYEPEQENMRHVFIRIHDMDKATLNKIKEGLAEKFNLLYWVRDSVHGLTS; from the coding sequence ATGCTAGTTAAAAACTGGATGTCCAAGGACGTAATCACCCTGACCCATGACCGTTCCATGATGAAAGCAGCCAAATTGTTGAAAGACAGTAATATCAGCAGGTTGCCTATTGTTGACGACGACGGAATTCTGGTTGGTATAATTTCGGACAGAGACATCAAGGAAGCATCACCCTCCAAAGCCACTACCCTTGATATGCATGAGCTGTACTATCTGCTCTCGGAAATCAAGGTTAAGGACATAATGTCCCGTAAGGTGCTCACTGTTTCTGCTGAAGATACTGTGGAAAAGGCCGCGGTTATTATGGAAGAAAACAAAATCGGGGGTATCCCGGTTGTTGACGCCGCAGGAAAGTGCGTAGGCATCATTACCAATACTGATGTTTTCAAGGTCCTGATCAGCATCACCGGTGTTATGGACGGCGGAGTTCAGGTCGGTCTTGCTCTTTCCAATGAGCCGGGATCACTGAACGGTGTACTTGACTATCTCAAGGAGAACGGTGGCCGGGTCATGTCCATCCTGACTTCCTACGAGCCGGAGCAGGAAAATATGCGCCATGTGTTTATCCGTATCCATGACATGGACAAGGCTACCCTGAACAAGATCAAGGAAGGTCTTGCCGAAAAGTTCAACCTGCTTTACTGGGTCCGCGATTCGGTTCACGGGCTGACTTCATAG
- a CDS encoding peptidase U32 family protein has product MTYTEDTPDNPGITRPILNDMPELLCPAGNMEKLETAVTYGADAVYLGAGDLNLRSAGAGFNWEDLPAAFELCRANNVQAYFCVNAYPKEKDLSKVRADLAKLKECPPDGLIIADPGVLMLAAEILPDIPVHISTQANTGNSEAARFWQKFGASRVNLARELSAADVADIAGKCPGIELEMFVHGAMCMAISGRCFLSAWLNDRSANMGRCTHPCRFEYKATGLRVEEKTRPGQDVWEAVEHDGYTEFFAAEDLCLVHHVRMLAKLGIASLKIEGRTKSSSYLAQVVDVYRTVIDKAKEGGPLPGIALAELTNAATRPLTTAFFKKSGPSTIAMPPSKEERRPVVARVLEQRDDGSWLLSVKARWENDCDMHVLVPGLERPFIKAGDYSFEATNGEPRDVVHSGTQAVLRCDNPAIAPGLFFRKL; this is encoded by the coding sequence ATGACCTACACAGAAGATACACCTGATAATCCGGGGATTACCCGGCCCATTCTCAATGATATGCCGGAGCTGCTTTGCCCAGCCGGGAATATGGAAAAACTGGAAACCGCAGTCACCTATGGTGCTGATGCGGTCTATCTCGGAGCAGGTGACCTGAACCTGCGTTCCGCCGGGGCCGGATTCAACTGGGAAGATCTCCCTGCAGCCTTTGAACTTTGTCGTGCTAATAATGTTCAGGCTTATTTTTGCGTCAATGCCTATCCCAAGGAAAAAGATCTCTCCAAAGTTCGGGCTGATCTCGCGAAATTGAAAGAATGCCCGCCGGATGGGCTGATTATTGCTGATCCCGGCGTACTCATGCTCGCAGCGGAAATTTTACCGGATATTCCGGTCCATATCAGCACACAAGCTAATACCGGAAACAGCGAGGCGGCCAGGTTCTGGCAGAAATTCGGTGCTTCAAGGGTCAATCTCGCGCGTGAGCTTTCCGCAGCAGATGTTGCAGATATTGCCGGAAAGTGTCCGGGTATTGAGCTGGAAATGTTTGTCCATGGAGCAATGTGCATGGCTATTTCCGGGCGTTGTTTTCTCAGTGCGTGGCTCAATGACCGTTCCGCAAACATGGGCCGCTGTACCCACCCCTGCCGTTTTGAATACAAGGCAACCGGTCTGCGTGTTGAAGAAAAGACCCGCCCCGGTCAGGATGTCTGGGAAGCGGTGGAGCATGACGGGTATACAGAATTTTTTGCAGCCGAGGATCTTTGTCTGGTTCATCATGTTCGGATGCTGGCCAAGCTGGGCATTGCTTCCCTGAAGATTGAGGGGCGGACCAAAAGTTCATCTTATCTGGCGCAGGTTGTTGATGTCTACCGCACGGTAATTGATAAGGCCAAGGAGGGCGGTCCGCTTCCCGGCATAGCTTTGGCCGAGCTTACCAATGCCGCCACACGGCCTCTGACCACAGCTTTTTTCAAGAAAAGCGGTCCCAGCACCATTGCCATGCCTCCATCCAAGGAAGAACGCAGGCCTGTCGTAGCCCGTGTTCTGGAACAGCGAGATGACGGCAGCTGGCTGCTTTCTGTGAAAGCCCGTTGGGAAAATGATTGTGATATGCATGTCCTTGTTCCCGGATTGGAGCGTCCCTTTATTAAAGCCGGTGACTATTCTTTTGAAGCTACTAATGGCGAACCTCGTGATGTGGTCCATTCCGGCACACAGGCTGTTCTACGTTGCGATAATCCTGCCATTGCTCCGGGATTGTTTTTTCGTAAATTATGA
- a CDS encoding PHP domain-containing protein has translation MSAIDLHTHSTASDGTFTPAELVRAAKKAGLTAIALTDHDTMEGLPEALETGVKAGVEVIPGCELSVESRVGVLHIVGLWVDPYSERLKRVFEQVRNRRVERNEIVVSNLQKLGFDITMEEVQGQAAGTIGRPHMARVMLQKGYVKSFDEAFDGYLGKKGKAYSPKDNISAEYAFDLLHSTEATPILAHPFLLSSDEDVLEQEVARLKEMGLHGIEVYYSSHTNNMTDRIKRLARKYELLPSGGSDFHGYVKPDIQLGKGTGNLFVHHSVLDGIKSFRQSRGLKI, from the coding sequence ATGTCTGCCATTGACCTGCATACTCATTCCACCGCTTCGGATGGAACTTTCACCCCCGCGGAACTGGTCCGGGCCGCCAAGAAGGCCGGACTTACAGCCATTGCCCTTACGGATCATGATACCATGGAAGGTTTGCCTGAAGCCCTTGAGACCGGGGTTAAAGCCGGGGTGGAGGTCATACCCGGTTGTGAGTTGAGTGTAGAGAGCAGGGTTGGGGTGCTGCATATTGTCGGCCTCTGGGTGGATCCTTATTCGGAACGGCTGAAGCGTGTTTTTGAGCAGGTACGTAACAGACGGGTTGAGCGTAATGAAATTGTAGTCTCTAATCTCCAGAAACTGGGCTTTGACATAACCATGGAAGAAGTGCAGGGTCAGGCCGCCGGGACCATCGGCAGGCCGCATATGGCTCGGGTCATGCTCCAGAAGGGGTATGTTAAGAGTTTTGACGAGGCTTTCGACGGCTATCTGGGCAAGAAGGGTAAAGCATACAGCCCCAAGGATAATATTTCCGCTGAATATGCCTTTGATTTGTTGCATTCAACCGAAGCCACCCCGATTCTTGCGCATCCGTTTCTGCTCAGTTCAGACGAAGATGTGCTGGAGCAGGAAGTGGCCAGGTTAAAAGAAATGGGGTTGCATGGGATTGAAGTCTATTACAGTTCCCATACCAATAATATGACTGATCGCATCAAGCGTCTGGCCCGTAAATACGAATTGCTGCCCAGCGGCGGTTCTGATTTTCACGGTTATGTGAAGCCGGATATCCAACTTGGAAAGGGGACCGGAAACCTTTTTGTCCATCATAGTGTGCTTGACGGGATTAAGTCCTTCAGACAGTCCAGAGGACTTAAAATTTAA
- a CDS encoding Trm112 family protein, with amino-acid sequence MTLNKELVDILVCPKCKGELKLLSGEKGLECESCKVVYPVKDEIPIMLVDEAVPADKWENK; translated from the coding sequence ATGACTCTTAATAAAGAACTGGTCGACATACTCGTCTGCCCCAAATGCAAGGGCGAACTGAAACTTCTTTCCGGTGAAAAAGGACTTGAATGCGAAAGCTGCAAAGTAGTCTATCCCGTAAAAGATGAAATCCCGATCATGCTTGTTGACGAAGCTGTTCCCGCTGACAAGTGGGAAAACAAATAA
- a CDS encoding peptidylprolyl isomerase — protein sequence MSQAKDGDKIRVHYAGSLEDGTEFDSSYKRGEPLEIVLGQGMLIKGFEDAVKGLAVGEKVKATISPEEGYGPYHEEHTFEVDRNQIPPEINPEVGMMLQVNTDQGVTNVTIKSVSDETVILDGNHPLAGQTMVFEIELLEIMS from the coding sequence ATGTCCCAAGCCAAAGACGGCGACAAAATCCGCGTCCACTATGCCGGTTCCCTTGAAGACGGAACAGAATTCGACTCCTCTTACAAAAGAGGCGAACCTCTTGAGATTGTTCTCGGTCAGGGCATGCTGATCAAGGGTTTTGAAGATGCTGTCAAAGGCCTCGCGGTCGGTGAAAAGGTAAAAGCCACCATCAGCCCTGAAGAAGGCTACGGCCCGTATCACGAAGAACATACCTTCGAAGTGGACCGCAACCAGATTCCGCCTGAAATCAACCCCGAAGTGGGCATGATGCTCCAGGTCAACACCGATCAGGGTGTTACCAATGTAACCATCAAATCCGTATCCGATGAAACCGTTATCCTCGATGGCAACCATCCCCTCGCCGGACAGACCATGGTCTTTGAGATTGAACTGCTCGAAATCATGTCCTAA
- a CDS encoding Hsp20/alpha crystallin family protein: MVIDFGSFYNFPYEFDKIFNDVFNPHHHNRRKASYPPLNISESSNNIYIRAEVPGVSIEDMEITITAKNLVLKGERKLPEGRYFRQERPSGVFQRIISINTTVDVDNVSASVKDGILNIILPKTESSVPRKVDIAIE, translated from the coding sequence ATGGTTATCGACTTTGGTTCATTCTATAACTTTCCGTATGAGTTTGATAAAATATTCAATGACGTCTTTAATCCACACCATCACAACAGGAGAAAAGCGTCATATCCTCCACTGAACATCAGTGAGAGCAGCAACAACATATATATTCGTGCGGAAGTACCTGGTGTTTCCATTGAAGATATGGAAATCACCATTACTGCAAAAAATCTTGTACTAAAGGGAGAACGCAAACTTCCAGAAGGCAGATACTTCAGACAGGAAAGACCTTCAGGAGTATTTCAAAGAATCATTTCCATCAACACTACTGTTGATGTAGATAATGTTTCAGCATCAGTAAAAGACGGAATACTGAATATCATTCTTCCGAAAACGGAATCATCCGTACCCAGAAAGGTTGACATTGCTATCGAATAA
- a CDS encoding Hsp20/alpha crystallin family protein — protein sequence MNNEKKIEKFSPATDIVESEQGFYMYVDLPGVSKEALAIDLDENNLIIAGKAAATLGEDEKFIDQEFCEGEYTRRFTIADVVDRENIKANLKNGVLELFLPKMPEVQPRKIQITNE from the coding sequence ATGAATAATGAAAAGAAAATTGAAAAATTCAGCCCCGCAACCGATATTGTAGAGAGCGAGCAGGGCTTTTACATGTACGTGGACCTTCCCGGAGTAAGCAAAGAGGCTCTTGCTATCGACCTCGATGAAAATAATCTGATAATTGCCGGCAAAGCTGCCGCAACTCTCGGCGAAGACGAAAAATTCATTGATCAGGAATTCTGCGAAGGTGAATATACCCGCAGGTTCACCATTGCCGATGTCGTGGACCGGGAAAACATCAAGGCAAACCTGAAAAACGGAGTACTGGAACTCTTCCTGCCCAAAATGCCGGAAGTCCAACCCCGAAAAATACAAATTACTAACGAATAA
- a CDS encoding bacteriohemerythrin — translation MSILKWDERYSVGVNIIDKEHRQLIDMINKAYDSVKDMEEDKVLRELVKDMFDYAISHFSTEEKLMEKYGFPAAEEHNKMHHVFSMKAETLGLLVKNETQVEPVKVFKFLADWLRDHILKTDKVLGKFLNEQGVY, via the coding sequence ATGTCTATTCTGAAGTGGGATGAGCGTTATTCTGTAGGTGTTAATATTATCGACAAAGAGCATCGGCAATTGATTGATATGATTAACAAGGCTTATGATTCAGTGAAAGATATGGAAGAGGATAAGGTTCTTAGAGAGCTGGTGAAGGATATGTTTGACTATGCCATAAGCCATTTTTCCACAGAAGAAAAATTGATGGAGAAGTACGGATTCCCCGCTGCTGAGGAGCATAATAAGATGCATCATGTTTTTTCTATGAAGGCTGAAACACTGGGGCTGCTGGTAAAAAACGAAACTCAGGTTGAGCCGGTCAAGGTATTTAAATTCCTGGCCGATTGGTTGAGAGATCATATTTTAAAGACGGACAAGGTTTTGGGCAAATTTTTAAATGAACAAGGTGTGTACTGA
- a CDS encoding peptidylprolyl isomerase, translating to MKLFKILLVSALFCVALMAGTANAADHTVFVKLQTSMGNIVLELNKDKAPVTVANFLRYVNEGHYSGTIFHRVIDGFMIQGGNFDKNMKQRPTHAAIENEARNGLYNDKYTVAMARTNDPHSATDQFFINVNDNAFLNFKSESGSGWGYAVFGKVIGGKKVVDKIAKTVTFRKGRYDDVPVKPITIIKAEELKQ from the coding sequence ATGAAACTCTTCAAGATATTACTGGTAAGTGCTCTTTTCTGCGTTGCCCTCATGGCCGGAACCGCAAACGCGGCAGACCACACGGTTTTTGTAAAACTGCAGACCAGCATGGGCAACATAGTGCTCGAACTGAACAAGGACAAAGCTCCGGTCACCGTAGCCAACTTTCTGCGTTACGTTAACGAAGGACACTACAGTGGAACCATTTTTCACCGCGTAATTGACGGCTTCATGATTCAGGGCGGTAACTTCGATAAAAATATGAAACAACGCCCCACTCATGCAGCAATTGAAAACGAAGCCCGCAACGGCCTGTACAACGACAAATACACCGTTGCCATGGCCCGGACCAATGATCCACATTCCGCAACCGACCAGTTCTTTATCAATGTTAATGACAACGCATTCCTCAACTTCAAGTCTGAATCAGGCTCTGGGTGGGGCTATGCCGTATTCGGTAAAGTTATCGGCGGTAAAAAAGTTGTCGATAAAATTGCAAAGACTGTAACCTTCCGCAAAGGCCGTTACGACGACGTTCCTGTTAAGCCCATCACGATTATCAAGGCTGAAGAGCTTAAACAGTAA
- a CDS encoding DUF2959 domain-containing protein: protein MHLMNKIATSLIIIMALGLAGCQSAYYKTMESFGYHKRDLLVSNVEKARESQEEASEQFKSALDKFSALTGFHGGDLQETYERLNDEYENSEAAAAEVRKRIDAVQQVGEDLFDEWNAELDQYTSRKLRNESRIKLSKTKSNFKRLLSAMRKAEKKIDPVLNVFRDQVLYLKHNLNAQAISSLKSELNSLEGDIGRLIKEMQRSIDEADAFIKELKKN from the coding sequence ATGCACCTGATGAACAAGATAGCCACTTCCCTCATCATAATCATGGCGCTGGGGCTTGCCGGATGTCAGTCCGCTTATTACAAAACAATGGAAAGCTTCGGTTACCATAAACGTGACCTTCTTGTTTCCAATGTGGAAAAAGCCCGTGAATCTCAGGAAGAAGCCAGTGAACAGTTTAAAAGCGCACTCGATAAATTCAGCGCCCTGACCGGATTTCACGGTGGCGACCTTCAGGAGACTTATGAACGGCTCAATGATGAGTACGAAAACAGCGAAGCTGCAGCAGCAGAAGTCCGCAAAAGAATTGATGCCGTGCAGCAGGTCGGTGAAGACCTTTTTGACGAGTGGAATGCTGAACTTGACCAGTATACAAGCAGAAAGCTTCGCAACGAGAGCCGGATTAAACTTTCCAAAACCAAAAGTAATTTCAAACGGTTACTCTCGGCAATGCGCAAGGCGGAGAAAAAAATCGATCCCGTACTCAATGTATTCCGGGATCAGGTTCTGTACCTGAAGCACAACCTGAACGCACAGGCCATTTCTTCCCTCAAATCCGAACTGAACTCGCTTGAAGGTGACATCGGCAGGCTGATCAAGGAAATGCAGCGTTCCATCGATGAAGCCGACGCCTTTATCAAAGAATTGAAGAAGAACTAA
- a CDS encoding helix-turn-helix domain-containing protein, giving the protein MTPSPTLYTVREIADILRIHPRTAYRLVQEGKIRGIKVGSQWRVPESSLLEYIEYGLQAAPKKEKKDGKDGPEQLKLPI; this is encoded by the coding sequence TTGACACCCTCGCCTACGCTATACACGGTACGTGAGATTGCCGACATTTTGAGAATCCATCCACGGACGGCCTACAGGCTTGTTCAGGAGGGTAAGATTCGGGGCATAAAGGTCGGTAGTCAGTGGCGTGTGCCGGAAAGTTCCCTGCTGGAATACATTGAGTACGGTTTGCAGGCGGCTCCTAAAAAGGAGAAAAAGGACGGCAAGGACGGCCCTGAACAACTGAAACTGCCCATTTGA
- a CDS encoding glycosyltransferase family 39 protein, translating into MSSLNDSFKSKPVIWAVAIICISSFARLWFLGTGQLNLVQDEAQYWDWTRHMQLTYYSKGPLIAWIIGLWTSVFGNTEFGVRFGSVVGSFLTQSVLFWGMARMWKRPVAAIWTLIIYNSMPVYLALGILMTTDNPFILCWSCALFSLYKASLPHPPGLERDSNESRTKPFLAISIFFGVGILAKYTMLGFAGLSVMYGLLVMRKERLPRGFWRKLILSLAGGIALGFLPTFIWNMQNGFVGYKHVLYLIGASGAKAHQLLRFDRFLPFLGEQIGMATPWWLAFMFIGGFAALFFLLKRKGRNLMQLSYRQSALLSVFFIPVWFFFFLWSFHAQVLGNWAVISYVSGVMIAGFAFESFWGRRGRLRSLWLTLSIVIFAVLHFQNLVPLPDHLNPTHRLKGWTDLGQQVVELEKSQFKDPSKVFVMSDEYDMTAALAFYVPGQPRTYCAWTSRRMNQYDLWPGPEDKIGWDSIFVIKKFQANPSEELKKMFKRVSSPIHIQTTFRGKPSRKFTVYLCYDYNGYWPHDPRLRF; encoded by the coding sequence GTGTCATCGTTAAATGATTCGTTTAAAAGCAAGCCCGTGATCTGGGCTGTAGCCATAATTTGTATCAGCAGTTTTGCCCGTCTGTGGTTTCTCGGAACCGGCCAGCTTAATCTTGTGCAGGATGAAGCCCAATACTGGGATTGGACCAGGCACATGCAGCTTACCTATTATTCCAAGGGACCGCTCATTGCATGGATTATCGGGTTGTGGACTTCAGTATTCGGTAATACTGAGTTCGGGGTTCGTTTTGGCTCGGTTGTCGGTTCGTTCCTGACCCAGAGTGTGCTCTTTTGGGGCATGGCACGTATGTGGAAACGGCCTGTTGCAGCTATATGGACTCTGATCATATACAACTCCATGCCTGTTTATCTGGCTCTCGGCATTCTGATGACTACGGATAATCCGTTCATCCTTTGTTGGAGCTGTGCTTTATTTTCGTTGTATAAGGCTTCGCTGCCGCATCCCCCTGGATTGGAGCGTGATTCCAATGAATCCCGGACTAAGCCTTTTCTGGCAATAAGTATCTTTTTCGGGGTAGGTATTCTGGCCAAATACACCATGCTCGGCTTTGCCGGACTTTCGGTCATGTACGGGCTTTTGGTTATGCGTAAGGAAAGGCTGCCGCGCGGATTCTGGCGCAAGCTGATTCTTTCGCTGGCGGGAGGTATCGCACTTGGGTTCCTGCCGACCTTTATATGGAACATGCAAAATGGTTTTGTGGGCTACAAACACGTTCTGTATTTGATCGGGGCTTCCGGAGCTAAGGCGCATCAATTGCTGCGGTTTGACCGCTTTCTCCCGTTTCTCGGCGAGCAGATCGGCATGGCGACCCCGTGGTGGCTGGCTTTTATGTTTATAGGCGGATTCGCAGCCTTGTTTTTTCTTCTTAAAAGAAAGGGCCGCAATTTGATGCAGCTCAGCTATCGTCAGAGTGCTCTGCTTTCAGTGTTTTTCATCCCGGTCTGGTTTTTCTTTTTTCTCTGGAGTTTTCATGCTCAGGTACTCGGCAACTGGGCGGTGATTTCCTATGTCAGCGGGGTGATGATTGCCGGGTTCGCTTTTGAATCTTTCTGGGGCCGCAGAGGGCGTTTACGTTCCCTGTGGCTGACTTTGAGCATAGTGATTTTTGCGGTTCTTCATTTCCAGAATCTTGTTCCCCTGCCGGATCATCTTAATCCCACCCACCGGCTAAAAGGCTGGACTGATCTTGGGCAGCAGGTCGTAGAGCTGGAAAAGAGCCAGTTCAAGGACCCGTCCAAAGTTTTTGTCATGAGTGATGAATATGATATGACAGCAGCCTTGGCTTTTTATGTACCAGGCCAGCCGCGTACCTATTGCGCGTGGACCAGCAGGCGCATGAATCAGTATGATCTCTGGCCCGGACCGGAAGATAAAATCGGCTGGGACAGCATCTTCGTGATTAAAAAATTTCAAGCCAATCCGAGTGAGGAATTGAAGAAGATGTTCAAACGGGTCAGCTCACCTATCCATATTCAGACTACTTTCCGGGGTAAGCCTTCCCGAAAATTCACGGTCTATCTCTGCTACGATTATAACGGCTACTGGCCGCATGATCCCCGTCTGAGATTTTAG